The Pseudomonadota bacterium DNA segment GCTGCTCGCCATCGTGTTTTCCAGCTGGTCCAGTTTTCCCTGGCGAACCAGGTTGGAAATCGCCGGATTGTTGATCAGTATGTCCAGGGCGGCGACCCGGCCGTCCTTGTCGCTTCGCCTGACCAGTTGCTGTGAAATCACGCCCCTCAACGATGTCGACAACATCGACCGAACCGGGCCTTGCTTTTCCGCCGGAAAAGCATGAACGATCCGGTCGACGGTAGCGGCCGCGCCGTTCGTGTGCAGGGTTCCCATGACCAGGATTCCCATTTCGGCCGCGGTAACCGCGATACTCATCGTTTCAAGATCGCGCATTTCGCCAACCAGGACGACATCCGGGTCTTCGCGCAACGCAGATTTGAGGGCGGCAGCAAAACTGTAGGTGTGCGTCCCGATTTCCCGCTGGCTGATCAGGCAATTTACCTGTTTGTGAATGAACTCGATCGGGTCTTCGATCGTAATGATATGACCTTTGATGCGTTTGTTGATGGCATCGATCATCGCCGCCAGCGTCGTCGATTTGCCGGAACCGGTTTTTCCAGTGACCAGTATCAGACCGCTGGACGAGCGGCAAAGCTCGCCAACGACGGTCGGCATGCCAAGGTCGACCAGCGTCAGGGTCTTGCTCGGGATGGTCCGGAAAATACCGCCCAGTCCACCGAGGTGGCGGAAGATATTGACCCGGAATCGGGCGATGTCACCCAAGGTATAGGCGAAATCAGCGCCGTCGTGCTTGTCCAGCGCCTTTTGCGCCTTGGGAGTCATGATCTGCCCAAGTTCGGTCTCGGCTTCTTCCTGGCCAAGGGGTTCCGGGCGGAGTGTATGCAGGTCGCCGAACTGCCTGATACGGGGTGGGTCTCCGGCGACGAAATGCAGGTCGGAGCCGTTTTTTTCCACCGTCTCCTTTAGCAACTCTTCGATCAGGCTCACAGGCAATCTCCGTTTCAGGTTTCGAATCTGGGCATCAGGCTGGCATCGGTGACAAAACGCTTGAACAAGGATTTATCCTGCGCAAAGGTCACCGCATGGTCCGGGTCGATCTCCTTGGCCTCAATGGCGTCAAGCAAGGCCTGATCGAGCATTTGCATCCCCAGGTTCTTGCCGGTTTGCAACTGGGACGGGATTTGGTGGGTCTGGTCCGTCGAGATGAGTTTGGCGATAGCCCGGGTCATGATCATGATTTCCAGGATTGCCTTGCGGCCCCTGGAATCCGGTGTCCTGACAAGCACCTGGGAGATCACAGCGATCAGACCCTGGGTCAGAAACGCTTTGGTTTGTTCGCGGAGGTCGGCCGGCAAAGCGTCGATCATGCGGTCTATGGATTTTACAGCCCCGGTCGTATGCAAGGTGCCGAGAACGAGATGCCCCGTTTCGGCAGCGGTCATCGCCATTGAAATGGTTTCCTCGTCGCGCAGTTCGCCAACCAGAATCACATCCGGATCCTCGCGCATTGCGGCTCGGACGCCATCGGCAAAGGAGTGTATATGGGTGCCCAGTTCCCGCTGGATAATCTGCGAGCTTTTGCTGGCATGGACAAATTCGATCGGGTCTTCCAGGCTAATGATATTCACCCGACGATTTCGATTGATGTAATCGATCATCGCGGCGAGGGTTGTCGATTTTCCGGTGCCGGTCGAACCGGTAACCAGGATCATGCCCTGATGATAGTCGCAGAGTTTCTTTACGATTGGCGGCATGCCAAGTTCGTCCAGCTCCGGTACCTCGTCCGGGATGTGTCTGAAGGTTGCGCCAACACCGGTTTCCTTGCGAAAAATATTGACCCGGAACCGGCCGCCGTCTTCACTGACATAGGCGAAGTCCAGGTCGCCACCCGTGTCAAACCGGTCACGCTGGTTTTCGGTCAGGATTTCGTCGACATATCCTTGCAGTTCAGTATCGCCAAGATCGCGAAAGCGGATTGGAGTCAGGTCGCCATTCAGCCTGAGCATCGGCGGGACGCCGACCGCGAGGTGGATATCGGAGCATCCTTGCTGCAGGCCGAGTTTCAAAAACGCATCGATTCTTGCCATCAGCGCACGCCTACCGGCATTTCAGGCAACTTTCCCAGGGTAACGGGGGTAACCGCCCGCCGTTGCACGCCGCCGGAATTATCGGCATTGCTCGATCGTCTGCTGCTCATTTGAATCCACCCTGAATGATTCCAGGGCCTAGAATATCAAAGGTACGCGTCCATTGCCTGATAGATATCATCCATGGATTCATGTCTATCCTTGGGGTCCAGCGCCATGGCCTTGCGGATGATTTCGCTCAGTTCCTGCGGTATCTTGTCGTTGACCTCGATGGCTGATGGCGCCTTGCCCTGTACATGCTGGTACATCACCGACATGTGGTCACCGCGGCGGTATGGCGGTACACCGGTCAATAATTCGTAAAGAATTATGCCAAGGCTGTAGATATCCGCCTGAACGTTGACTTTCTTGCCAAGAATCTGTTCCGGGGCCATGTATTTCGGTGAACCGATCACGTAGCCGGTCTTGGTCAGTTGGGTGTCGCCGCTTTTTTGTGCTGCCGCGACGCCAAAATCCACGATCTTCAGCAGGCCTTCCTCGTCGATCAGAATATTTGCCGGTTTCAGATCCCGGTGGACGATGCCGGCGGCGTGGGCGACGGCCATACCGGTGGCGATATCACAAGCGAAACGTACGGCCTTTTTGGTAGCCAGCGGTTTTTCATCGATAACTTCGCCACCCAGCGTATGCGACGGAAAATATTCCATCGAGATGGCATACAGGCCCTGCAGGAAAAGAAAATCATAGATTCGAATGACGTTCTTGTGGGTGATTTTTCTTGAGTAACGCAACTCATGTACGAAGCGCTTGAGCATTTCTTCATCCGATGAAATATTCGGATTAAGAAATTTGAGTACCAGTTGTTCTTCTACCACGCTGTCTTCAACCAACAACACGGTACCGAAAGCGCCTTTGCCGATCTGGGTGATGAATTTGTAACGGTCTGCGATGACATCGCCTGGTTTCAGGGTGGTAATGTCCAGAATCTTGGCTTGCTCAGCTGCCATGATGACTTCAGCGACTTCGCGGCTATCCATGAGCAAGGTATGGTCAGGTTCGGCATATTGTGCGACCTCCTCATCCGAGAGAACCGCCGTATCCGAGAAACGCCGATCGAGTTTCTTCACTGCCCTGTTTGCGGCGCGATTGACGGTTTCATCCTTGCTACCGGCGTGGGCAGCTATGGCTTTCCGGACGGTCTCTGAATGGCTCGCATCCGCCAGGCTGGACAGGGCCGCCATGGCTTCCAGCCGGATTGCTTTTTCCTCCCGGTCCAGCAACGGCAGTACCGTATCGATGCATTCCGCATCGCCAATCTTGCCGAGCGCGCGGATAATGACCGGCATTGCCTGGTGGTTGGATTTCACCATTTCGACCAACGCCGGCACCGCTTCCTTGCTGCCGATTTCGGCCAGTGCGTCTACCGCGCGTTCACTGACCCACCAGTCCTTGTCTTTGGTTGCGGCAATCAGTTTGCCGATGGCTCGTTCGTCGCGCGTCACATTGAGGATTTCGATAGCCGCCCGCCTTATGCCTTCGTCCTTGTCGCCGATCAGTTCCATTACCGCATCCACGACCCGCGATCCGCCGATTTTTGCCAATGCGTCGGCCGCGCGGGATCTCACCCACCAGTCTTCATCGGCGATGGCTTCCAGCAGATGCTTGATCGAATTGGCATCGCCGATTTCGTTCAGCACCTCGACGGCCGCTCGGCGAACAAATTCGGACTCGTCTTTGAGGATGTGGATCAGGTGCTTGACGGTGTCGGGGTGGTTGATCTTGATCACCAGGTCGATTGCCTTGTTTTGCACCTCCAGATCCGGGTCGCGCAACAATCGCATGACCGCTTCCGAATCGATGTCTCCGTCCATGTGGCTTAACGCGGTCAGCGCCGCCTGGCGGACCATCTTGTTCCTGTTGGCGAGCTGCTTTTCGAAGCAGCGTCTGACCTCGGGCTTGTTGTAGCGGTACAGGAGATTGATGATGTGTACCTTGGCTATCGAGTCCTTACCCTCCATGCGTTCGATCAGGTCAGGCACCATGTCTTCATTGACCAGGCTCGCGATCAGGCCAAAGATCGCCGCTTTTTCGTGCGGCTCGACCTTGTACGCCACGCGCAAAAGCTCGTATACGTTCAGACGTTTGTTGTTGTGTTTGAGGATGCTGATGACGGCTGCCTTGTTGGTGTCCGGATCGCGGAGCAATTCCAGCAGTAATGAAGGGTTGTACTGATTGCTGCTGGTCATGGCCCAGGCGATGCCGGCGACCACCCGCTCGTTGTTTTCCTTCAGTCCCTCTCCGTACAGGGGAAAAGTCTTATCGGTGAGCGTCTGCGACAGGACATCGACATAGGCTACGGTATGTTTCTTGTCGGCATGCGCAAGGGCCTCCAGGACCGGTGGAATTGCGCTGCCACCGAGGGCGGACAGCTTCTCCAGCGCTTTCAAGGCCGCCGGCGATTCCACCTCGCCCAGTTCCAGAACCTGGGACATAAGGCGTTCGGCCCGCAGGGCAGAAAGAAACTTCATGGATTGTATGTCTCAGTCGTCATAACTATGCTGGCCTCGCTGTCTGGCGGCCATGCCACGCCTGCGGTGAATATCCACGGTTTTCAGGGAGTTTGCACCAATATTTGCGGCATTATGCCACACGGCGGCCAGCAAAATAGCGACATGAATCACAGCCCTCAATTGTTCAGTGACAAGCTGGGACAGGGTACAATAGCCTACCTTTCTGTGATTTCCATCTGCCAATGAAAAATGACATCGATCCGGGGCTTGGCAAAGTTCTCGCGGATTTTGGTGAAAGCGAGCTTGGGTACCCGCTTGCCGATGTGGCTAAGGTCGTCAATGTGAACAAGGCGGACGGTGGCCTGGCC contains these protein-coding regions:
- a CDS encoding type IV pilus twitching motility protein PilT; the protein is MSLIEELLKETVEKNGSDLHFVAGDPPRIRQFGDLHTLRPEPLGQEEAETELGQIMTPKAQKALDKHDGADFAYTLGDIARFRVNIFRHLGGLGGIFRTIPSKTLTLVDLGMPTVVGELCRSSSGLILVTGKTGSGKSTTLAAMIDAINKRIKGHIITIEDPIEFIHKQVNCLISQREIGTHTYSFAAALKSALREDPDVVLVGEMRDLETMSIAVTAAEMGILVMGTLHTNGAAATVDRIVHAFPAEKQGPVRSMLSTSLRGVISQQLVRRSDKDGRVAALDILINNPAISNLVRQGKLDQLENTMASSAGVGMCTMDGSLMSLYNKGTISAEEAYMKALDKKKFEEIRELEAPRNG
- a CDS encoding PilT/PilU family type 4a pilus ATPase; this encodes MARIDAFLKLGLQQGCSDIHLAVGVPPMLRLNGDLTPIRFRDLGDTELQGYVDEILTENQRDRFDTGGDLDFAYVSEDGGRFRVNIFRKETGVGATFRHIPDEVPELDELGMPPIVKKLCDYHQGMILVTGSTGTGKSTTLAAMIDYINRNRRVNIISLEDPIEFVHASKSSQIIQRELGTHIHSFADGVRAAMREDPDVILVGELRDEETISMAMTAAETGHLVLGTLHTTGAVKSIDRMIDALPADLREQTKAFLTQGLIAVISQVLVRTPDSRGRKAILEIMIMTRAIAKLISTDQTHQIPSQLQTGKNLGMQMLDQALLDAIEAKEIDPDHAVTFAQDKSLFKRFVTDASLMPRFET
- a CDS encoding HEAT repeat domain-containing protein, which gives rise to MVRQAALTALSHMDGDIDSEAVMRLLRDPDLEVQNKAIDLVIKINHPDTVKHLIHILKDESEFVRRAAVEVLNEIGDANSIKHLLEAIADEDWWVRSRAADALAKIGGSRVVDAVMELIGDKDEGIRRAAIEILNVTRDERAIGKLIAATKDKDWWVSERAVDALAEIGSKEAVPALVEMVKSNHQAMPVIIRALGKIGDAECIDTVLPLLDREEKAIRLEAMAALSSLADASHSETVRKAIAAHAGSKDETVNRAANRAVKKLDRRFSDTAVLSDEEVAQYAEPDHTLLMDSREVAEVIMAAEQAKILDITTLKPGDVIADRYKFITQIGKGAFGTVLLVEDSVVEEQLVLKFLNPNISSDEEMLKRFVHELRYSRKITHKNVIRIYDFLFLQGLYAISMEYFPSHTLGGEVIDEKPLATKKAVRFACDIATGMAVAHAAGIVHRDLKPANILIDEEGLLKIVDFGVAAAQKSGDTQLTKTGYVIGSPKYMAPEQILGKKVNVQADIYSLGIILYELLTGVPPYRRGDHMSVMYQHVQGKAPSAIEVNDKIPQELSEIIRKAMALDPKDRHESMDDIYQAMDAYL